The DNA region AGGGGCTGATTTGTAAAGCTTTGTCTGTGTGGTCTCTTGCATCCTGCCTAAACTATGTGAATGTTAGACATGCAACAACAAACCATTTTTGTAGTGTTGATGACAGCCactcattttttcacttttattttcagtgttttgtacTGGGATGGGATCTCCAAAAAAAGATGCAACACCACATAGGTAAGATCATATAGTcaacacagaggaggacgagaaaagaaatgttgctgtaGCACTGAGAGTGTCCGTTGTGACAGGGATGTAATGCTTTTAACTGTAATCTCCTTGAAAGATGCTTGGACTTATTCTGTCAGTCTGGTCCCCCACTGTTAAAGTCTTATCCCACATGGATTTAGCCTTATTCCTTAAGTGGGTTTAAATGCCTGGGtaatcattcattttcatttcttgctGTTTCTAACATTTTCTACagacatgtactgtacatacataggataaaatattatatgttatattatatgttataatTTTAAAGCAAACACATGGTCAGCATAGAGTGTTCATTACCCAAATGTGAAAGTGTCCTCTTCCATATTGACctataaagtattttttttccttacaGAACCAACATTCGTACCCCAGGTCGAGAACCTGACTCCCCACTTCCCCCTATTCATGAGCGGCTGGCGTACCTGCGTCCCTCCAGGGAGCTGCTGGAGTTCTACAGACAGAAGATTGCCCAGTTTGACGGAGAACACGAGGAGCTGCTTCAGATGCTGGAGAAGTACAAAGGCATCACAGAGGACCAGGTGAGACACAGCCAGGATGTAATTACTTTGTTTGTGACATTGCTTTTCAGGTATCCTAGAGTATGTTCGCTCATTTTTAACTGGTCTTCTCTCTGTCCCGGATATCCTCCCAGCATAAGCTCCAGTGGGACGTACGACAGCGTGAGGGAGAGATTGCAGAGTTGCAAAATGCTCTGAGTGACATGCAGGTCTACCTTTTCCAAGAGAGAGAACAGTCTCTGCGGCTTTATGCAGAAAATGACCGACTAAAGATCAGGTGGGTGCACAGTTGATGATGAAACCATAAGAACAACAAGAAGCTTTTTTTCCACaccagatattttctttttctgtacaCAAATCTAACCATCTACTCACTGTTGTACAGAGAGTTGGAGGACAGGAAGAAAATCCAGCACCTTCTTGCCCTGGTGGGGCCTGATGCAGGAGAGATCACATATTTCCACCGGGAACCTCCTCACAAGGTACACATGTTTACTTCATCATAGACCTTTCTCACTGCGGACGTTTTGACTTGAACACAGATACAATTAATCACCTTAATAACACCTAAATGGAACAGCGGCATCGTTAATGTGATTAGTTACAGCTGTATTTCTTATGCTATGATAAGTAAAACATATCTGCATTGAAAGAGTCTGACCAACCATCACATCATCACAATATAACTATTCCAATTTTTCAAACATAATAGTGACTTGTTGAGGAGCGTCATTACTGATTTTTGTTCCACATGTAAGCAAACCAACAGGGGAATGCTCATTGCTTGTTATTTCTAACAGTAACTTGTGCTTTAAGATAGCATATTAATTGGGATTTTATCTTTTCTGGTTTGTTGCTTACTTGACCATGTGACTTATAACTGCTGCTCAAGGTGTGATCCACTTTGAATTCAGTCTGTGCCagcaaaaaaggcaaaaagaaagtCAATTGGGTTGAATATGTATTTGTAAGCTATATGTGATGACTATATTTCAGGTCACTATAACACAGAGGAACACTGAGTCCAGATTGGAGGACAATCTCAATCTCAGGCCAACAAAGTTAAGACCTGCTGTGATCCGGAAAGGTTTGTATCTGATGTGATGTgtataatgttttctgtttagtgaaagtcaaacaaaaagCAAGGTTTCTTGTGAGATTCTGGAAGTGAGCTCTATGCAGATAAGATAATAATTGCTCCAGACAGACTTTGCCATTTTGATGCGATGTCTGTTTAAGCAGAGAGTAGCAGGAGAACAAAGTCAGCAGACGGGGTTAATGGAGAGAGCCTGGAACAATACAGGAACGATAACCAGACGTTGTTACTACAGGTAAGTCTAGGTGTCCATATTCTGAGTGCAGGTAATGGGACTTATGTACTGAAATGTGCAACAAGGGACGGAAACTTTTTCACCCTCTCCTGTTTCCCCGATTTTGGTGATGAGTGTACCAAGCTTTTATGTTTGCGGCTCATGCTTCCAGGTGGAGGCTCTGCAGGCTCAGATGGAGGAACAAACCCGTCTGGCCAAAGAGCAGGTAGAGTCTCTGATGGAGGATCGACGGATTAAAACAGAGGAGGCACAGGCACAACGGCACAGAGATCAGGAGCAAATCACAGCTCTGACTGACAAGTGGGTCTGCATCTTTACTGTACGACCTATGCAGCACCCTTTTTCATGTTGGTCACTTGTGATGGATAGatctggatttgtttttcttctttttggagTTCTACTTATCACTCTGAATGATAATAAATACAGTCTTCAGACTGACCTCAATGTATAAactctcccttcctctcacaTTTGACACCTCAGGCTCCAGCGAACCCAGAACCTGTTGTATGAGAGCACCAAAGATTTCTTACAGCTAAAGTTTGAGACACGTGCTCATGAGAAGAGCTGGATGGTGGAGAAGGACCGGCTGCTGAGGGAGCTGGACTCCTGTCACAACCGTCTCAGGAAGGCTGGGTCTGCTGGTGCAGAGGTGGGGCGGACGTGGCAGCCGAGCAGCAGCACATCCCTGCTACTCCCCCAGCCTCAGCCAGagtcacagcagacacacaaggaggagctgaaggtaATATTAGAAAAACTGTCTGTCTATGTCCtatttgttttataaatgtatgtaaatattgaTAACCTTTAGACCTTAACCTTTAGAATATTAAAGCTATGTTTTTTGGGGGTGTTTATTGGagttttttatttacatgaatCTTTTTCATCAGGCAATGCAGGAGGATCTGAAACAAGCCCACCGTCTGGCAGAGATGTACAGGGAGCAGTGCATTACCCTGGAGACAGAACTGGCCCAAATCCGAGAGGAAGGGGATGTGGGCAGGGAAATATTTAAGGTACCATGACTGGACTGATGCTCGTGCCTGTAAAATCCTTATACacacattgattgattgttgttgtatgtatgtatgtatgtatgtatgtatgtatgtatgtatatatatatatatatatatatatatatatatatatatatttat from Enoplosus armatus isolate fEnoArm2 chromosome 6, fEnoArm2.hap1, whole genome shotgun sequence includes:
- the ccdc77 gene encoding coiled-coil domain-containing protein 77 → MGSPKKDATPHRTNIRTPGREPDSPLPPIHERLAYLRPSRELLEFYRQKIAQFDGEHEELLQMLEKYKGITEDQHKLQWDVRQREGEIAELQNALSDMQVYLFQEREQSLRLYAENDRLKIRELEDRKKIQHLLALVGPDAGEITYFHREPPHKVTITQRNTESRLEDNLNLRPTKLRPAVIRKESSRRTKSADGVNGESLEQYRNDNQTLLLQVEALQAQMEEQTRLAKEQVESLMEDRRIKTEEAQAQRHRDQEQITALTDKLQRTQNLLYESTKDFLQLKFETRAHEKSWMVEKDRLLRELDSCHNRLRKAGSAGAEVGRTWQPSSSTSLLLPQPQPESQQTHKEELKAMQEDLKQAHRLAEMYREQCITLETELAQIREEGDVGREIFKERSDKMAKRLQLMTQRYEALEKRRAMEVEGFKTDLKHLRQKFKDVEKQLLKATLNIGPNQDLAILHEVRQTNTRTKKVQGELMALKAKIYGLENELRFS